In Halalkalicoccus tibetensis, the genomic window ACCGCGTCCTGGTCGACGCGCCCTGCTCGTGTGAGGGGACGATCCGGAAGAACCCCGACGCGCTCGACGAGTGGACGCTGTCGCACGTCGAGGGCGTCTCCGGCGTCCAGAAGGGGATCCTCAAGAGGGCGATTCAGGCCACCCGCGAGGGCGGGACCGTCGTCTACTCGACCTGTACGTTCGCCCCCGAGGAGAACGAGGCCGTCGTGGACCACGTACTGGAGGCCGAGGGCTGTCGCGTCGTCGAGTTCGAGTCGCCCCTCGATTCCCGGCCCGGCGTCACCGAGTGGGACGGCGAGGAGTACGACGAGTCGGTCGAGAAGGCGCGGCGATACTACCCGCACCACAACGACACGGGCGGGTTCTTCTGTGCGAAGCTGGAGGTGACGGGATGACAGAATCCAATTCAGGCCAACGGTTCGACCGGCTTCCCGCCACCGCGGCCGAACGCGAACTCGAAAACAGGGCCACCCGCGAGGAGGTGCTTGAGTGGTGGGACGAACGCTTCGCGATCGGTCCCGAGGAGTTCGAGGACCACTCCTTCTGGGAGAAGGGCGCGGGCAAGATCTGGATCCTCCACGGGGAGGTCCCCTCACCGACCGGGATCGAGGGACTGGGAATGAAGTTCCTCAGGACCCGCCAGGAACACTGGAAGCCGACGACCAACGCCGTCCAGCGGTTCGGGGGCGGGGCGACGCGCAACGTGATCGAGCTCGGCTCGAAAGAAGCCGACGCGTTCGTTCGCGGACACGACCAGGAGCTCGAGTGGGACGGCGACTGGGGCTACCTGATCGCCGCTCACGAGATCGCGGGCGGACGCGAGCCGCTGGGCGTCGGCCTCTACCTCCACGGCGAGCTGCGCTCGGTCGTGCCGAAGGGGCGACGGCGCGAGGACTGAGCCAGTCTCGCTGGCCGCTATCCACACGTTTTAGCGGGGGTCGGCTCAACCCCAGATGTGCGCTGGGAGTACCGCAACACCGTCCTGGTCCTCTGTACGGCGGCCTTCTTCGCGACGATGGTCGCCCGGCTCGTCATCAGCCCCGTCGTCCCCGAGATCGAGAGCGAGTTCGGGACCTCCGCGGGGATGATCGGGCTCGCGCTCACGGGGATGTGGGCGGCCTACGCGCTCTCGCAGTTTCCCTCGGGGATCCTCGCCGATCGCTACGGCGAGCGCAGCGTGATCCTCGCGGCCGTCTCGGTCACGGCCGTCGCCAGCGTCGCGCTCGCGCTCTCGCCGTCGCTCGCGACCTTCGGGCTGTTCGCCGTCGCGCTCGGCGCGGGCGCGGGACTGCACTACGTGGTCGCGACGACGCTGCTGACCCGGATCTTCTCGAACACGGGCCGGGCGATCGGGCTCCACGTCGCCGGCAGCCCGATCGCGGGCCTCTCGGCGCCCGTGCTCGCGGCGGCCGTCGCCGCGCGCTACGGCTGGCGGGCCGCCATCCTCCTCGGGGCCGCCGCGGCGATCCCGGTCGGTCTGCTGTTCGCCTGGCGAGTGCGCGAGACCGAGCCCCAGCACCCCGAACGGCCGCTGCGCGAGGGGTTCGAGCCCGAGACGCTCGTCGAACTGCTCTCGCGGCCGGCGATCGCTTACACGACCGTGCTCGCGGTGATCTCGGCGTTCGTCTGGCAGGCCACCGCCTCCTTCCTCCCGGCGTTTCTGATCGCGCATCACGGCTACTCGACGGCGCTCGCCGGGGCGCTGTTCTCGCTGTACTTCGTCGCCCACGGGATCTGTGCTCCGACGATCGGCGGGTTCTCCGATCGGTTCGGCCGGGACCCGACCCTCGCGGCGACGCTCGCGACCGGGATCGTCGCCTACCCGGTCCTCGTGGCCGGCTCCTCGCTCCCGGTCGTCGCCGGCGCGGTCGCCCTCGCCGGGGTCGCGATGAGCTGGAGCGCGCCGCTGCAGGACCGCTACATCGTCCGGCTCTCGGAGGACGAGACGAACCGCGGGTTCGGGCTCGTGCGCACCGTCTACATGCTGCTGGGCGCGCTGGGAAGCGTCGTCACCGGCACCCTCGCGGATCTCGCGGGCTGGGGCGTCGCCTACGGCGCGCTCGGACTCCTGTTGGCGCTCGCGGTCGGGAGCCTCGCGCTCGTCCGGCTGCGGGGGCTCTCACTCTGAGAGAGGGGAAAGGAAAACACTTCCCGAATCCACTGGGGTGGGGAGGGGGAATCAGCAGGACCGGGAAGTAATAACGACTCCAACCCCCTAAATAAAAAGTGTTTTGGTTGTATAATTGTCCTCAGTCCCCGGTCGGGCGCAGCGTCCCCCCCGAGAGCCCGGCCCACTCGACACGGTAGCCGAGCCGCGAGAGGGCGGCGCTGGGCTCCGTGAGCCCCGCGTCCTCGAGGACCGCCTCGGCCTCGGAGAACGACTGACCCGCCGAGAGCCGGTCGGCAAGCCCCTCGAGGACCGACGGACGAACCAGCGTCCGCCCGACCAGTTCGTGGTCGGGAAAGACGATCCCGTCGAGGGCGTCCTCGCTGACGCCGTGGCGGGCCGCGAGCTCCGACAGGGAAAGGACGTCCTCCTCGGGCGAGAGCGCGTCGGAGAGGGTGGCGGCGCCCTCCTCGACCAGGGCGTCCTCGTACTCGCGCAGCGCGTCGCGGACGTCCTTGATCCGCACGCTTCCCGTATAGGTGATGACGCGGTGGTCGCGGGCCTCGATCTCCTCGCCGACGCCCAGCGACTCGTCGACCGCGACCAGCAGCTCGACGCTCTCGACGCGCTCGAGCTGGTCGAGCTTCTTCTCGACGTACTCGGGGGTCCAAAAGCCCATGATCTCGAAGTAGACCCGGAAATCGGAGTGGGCGTAGTCGAACGCGAAGTCAGGGATCATCACGCTCGCGCCGACCTCGAGGGGCTCGGGCTCGCGCGCGAGCTCCCAGTCGAGGTCGAGCGCGGAAAAGCGGGCGGCGAACTCGCGCTCGACGCCGCTGTCGTAGCTGGCCTCGGCGACCGGCTCGGCGTCGGGCGGCCGGAGCGGGTCGGCGTCGGAGAGCTCAAGGGTTCGTTCGACCCCGCGATCGTCGATCGTCGCCGTCAGCTCCCACTCGCCGGCCCCGACGACCGCCCGCAGCAGCCGGGCGAAGCGGGTGCCGTATCGGCGGGTCGCCCGGAACAGCGCGTCGGGGCCCGTGACGACGAGTTCCCGGCCACGATCCGTCCTCCGCAGCTCGTAGAGCAGGCCCAGCCGTTTGGTCGCCGAGACGAGTTTTCGAGGATCGTCGCTCCTGATGCGTACCTCGCGGGCGTCGAACAGCGCCGTCTGGGCCAGCGAGAGGTCGTACTGGGCGAGGAGGGAGTCGGGATCGTAGCGCCCGTCGAGCGCGACGAGCACCTGGCGCTCCTCGCGGTCGGCGTACAGCGCCTCGTCGAGCTTCGCTGGGGTTATCGAGAGCGTGGCGGCGGCTCGCTCGAGGGCCTCCTCGCGCTCGGCCTCGTCGGCCACCCCGAGGGCCTCGCCGGCTTCGAAGGCCGCCCGGCGGGCGCGTTCGGGCTCGACGGCGGCCCGCGTCTCGAAGGTCGCCCCGCGCTCGACGAGCTTCCCGAGCCCGCGGACGAGCTTGAACTCGTACTCGCCCTCGAGCTCGGCGAGCGCGCCGTCGAGCACCGAGCGCGGCTCGCCGACGCTCCCCTGGAAGGCGCCGAGCACCTTCGCCGCGAGTGGACGGGCCTCGCGACCGGCGAACCGGGGTCGGTATCCCCCGCCGGCGCGCGAGACGCGAAGCAGTTCCTTCGTCAGCACTACCCCTCATATGGGGTCGGGAGTGAAAAGCGCGCTCAAACGCCGGCGGGAGCAAGCACGCCGGGGCAAGCC contains:
- a CDS encoding MFS transporter, with protein sequence MRWEYRNTVLVLCTAAFFATMVARLVISPVVPEIESEFGTSAGMIGLALTGMWAAYALSQFPSGILADRYGERSVILAAVSVTAVASVALALSPSLATFGLFAVALGAGAGLHYVVATTLLTRIFSNTGRAIGLHVAGSPIAGLSAPVLAAAVAARYGWRAAILLGAAAAIPVGLLFAWRVRETEPQHPERPLREGFEPETLVELLSRPAIAYTTVLAVISAFVWQATASFLPAFLIAHHGYSTALAGALFSLYFVAHGICAPTIGGFSDRFGRDPTLAATLATGIVAYPVLVAGSSLPVVAGAVALAGVAMSWSAPLQDRYIVRLSEDETNRGFGLVRTVYMLLGALGSVVTGTLADLAGWGVAYGALGLLLALAVGSLALVRLRGLSL
- a CDS encoding DUF790 family protein, with the protein product MLTKELLRVSRAGGGYRPRFAGREARPLAAKVLGAFQGSVGEPRSVLDGALAELEGEYEFKLVRGLGKLVERGATFETRAAVEPERARRAAFEAGEALGVADEAEREEALERAAATLSITPAKLDEALYADREERQVLVALDGRYDPDSLLAQYDLSLAQTALFDAREVRIRSDDPRKLVSATKRLGLLYELRRTDRGRELVVTGPDALFRATRRYGTRFARLLRAVVGAGEWELTATIDDRGVERTLELSDADPLRPPDAEPVAEASYDSGVEREFAARFSALDLDWELAREPEPLEVGASVMIPDFAFDYAHSDFRVYFEIMGFWTPEYVEKKLDQLERVESVELLVAVDESLGVGEEIEARDHRVITYTGSVRIKDVRDALREYEDALVEEGAATLSDALSPEEDVLSLSELAARHGVSEDALDGIVFPDHELVGRTLVRPSVLEGLADRLSAGQSFSEAEAVLEDAGLTEPSAALSRLGYRVEWAGLSGGTLRPTGD